One stretch of Roseimicrobium sp. ORNL1 DNA includes these proteins:
- a CDS encoding ROK family protein: protein MAKKTPAKKAPSKKSALSSKPFWVGFDFGGTKMMAVILDADYNVLGTARKSTQGGGKGAARGIKRIQATIEEAIANANVRPAKIQGIGIGCPGTVNTEKGILIHAPNLGWKRVLLGPELEKLYHCPVAVLNDVDAGTFGEYTLGAGKGSRSLLGVFPGTGLGAGFVYDGKLIHGANVSCMELGMIYVPGTHLSSAFPGYVLFEDLTSRLGIAAAASVECTRGNAPMLDSKTGAVLKEMRSKALSASFNAHERATETIFLNSLQYLGMGISMVANLMAPDHITLGGGLVEEMPKLYLQAMREQVERFTVPEIYRGMKFSIAKLGNTAVACGSVAWLRTKK from the coding sequence ATGGCCAAGAAGACTCCTGCGAAGAAGGCTCCGTCCAAAAAAAGCGCCCTCAGCAGCAAGCCCTTCTGGGTGGGGTTTGATTTCGGCGGCACGAAGATGATGGCCGTCATTCTGGACGCGGATTACAACGTCCTCGGCACAGCCCGCAAGTCCACCCAGGGCGGTGGCAAGGGTGCGGCGCGCGGCATCAAGCGCATCCAGGCCACCATTGAGGAAGCCATTGCCAATGCCAATGTCCGCCCGGCCAAGATCCAGGGCATCGGCATCGGCTGTCCCGGCACCGTGAACACGGAGAAAGGCATCCTCATTCACGCCCCGAACCTCGGGTGGAAGCGCGTGCTGCTCGGCCCCGAACTCGAAAAGCTCTACCACTGTCCCGTGGCCGTGCTCAATGACGTGGACGCCGGCACCTTCGGCGAGTACACCCTCGGCGCGGGCAAGGGCTCCCGCTCGCTCCTCGGCGTCTTCCCCGGTACCGGACTGGGCGCGGGCTTTGTGTATGACGGCAAGCTCATCCACGGCGCGAATGTCTCCTGCATGGAGCTCGGCATGATCTATGTGCCCGGCACCCACCTGAGCTCGGCATTCCCCGGCTACGTCCTCTTTGAAGATCTCACCAGCCGCCTCGGCATCGCCGCCGCCGCGAGTGTGGAGTGCACGCGTGGCAATGCGCCCATGCTGGACAGCAAGACCGGCGCGGTGCTGAAGGAGATGCGCAGCAAGGCCCTCTCCGCCTCGTTCAATGCGCACGAGCGCGCCACCGAGACCATCTTCCTGAATTCCCTACAGTACCTCGGCATGGGCATTTCCATGGTGGCAAACCTCATGGCGCCCGACCATATCACCCTCGGGGGCGGTCTCGTGGAGGAAATGCCGAAGCTCTACCTCCAGGCCATGCGGGAGCAGGTGGAGCGCTTCACCGTGCCGGAAATCTACCGCGGCATGAAGTTCTCCATCGCCAAGCTGGGGAATACCGCCGTGGCCTGTGGCTCCGTGGCCTGGCTGCGCACAAAAAAGTAA
- the rsmI gene encoding 16S rRNA (cytidine(1402)-2'-O)-methyltransferase, with protein sequence MPDPSPASASAPTSTPCLQLIATPIGNLGDLSARAVEALKNAACVACEDTRRTIHLLHHHGLQVPLISLTEHNEARRIPELLGRIENGETIALVSDAGFPTVSDPGQRLVFAAIGAGLRIEVVPGASAVLTALAGSGLPTVPFYFGGFLPHKKGQRDTELEAAMQRECTSIYFESPYRLVDTLEMVAKRNPQHPVVVARELTKMFEEFRRGSAQSVLDHYAVKAPKGEITLLIGPHELPKWMTRDRAAGHEAHPE encoded by the coding sequence ATGCCGGACCCGTCTCCAGCCTCTGCTTCTGCCCCCACCTCCACACCCTGCCTCCAGCTCATTGCCACCCCGATTGGGAACCTGGGCGACCTCAGTGCGCGTGCCGTGGAGGCCCTGAAGAACGCGGCCTGTGTGGCGTGTGAGGATACCCGGCGCACCATCCATCTGCTCCACCATCACGGCCTGCAGGTCCCCCTCATTTCCCTCACGGAGCACAATGAGGCCCGGCGCATCCCGGAGCTGCTGGGGCGTATTGAGAATGGCGAGACCATCGCCCTGGTCTCAGACGCCGGCTTCCCCACCGTGTCCGACCCGGGCCAGCGCCTCGTGTTTGCCGCCATCGGCGCGGGGTTGCGCATCGAGGTGGTACCCGGAGCCAGTGCCGTGCTCACCGCCCTGGCCGGGTCCGGGCTGCCCACGGTGCCCTTCTATTTCGGTGGCTTCCTGCCTCACAAGAAGGGCCAGCGGGACACCGAACTCGAGGCCGCCATGCAACGAGAATGCACCAGCATTTATTTTGAGTCGCCCTACCGGCTGGTGGATACTCTGGAGATGGTGGCGAAGCGGAATCCTCAACACCCTGTGGTGGTCGCGCGTGAATTGACGAAGATGTTTGAGGAATTCCGGCGCGGTTCGGCGCAGTCCGTGCTTGATCACTATGCTGTGAAAGCTCCCAAAGGTGAAATCACCCTGCTCATCGGTCCCCACGAGCTCCCGAAATGGATGACGCGCGACCGGGCGGCGGGGCACGAAGCTCATCCTGAGTGA
- a CDS encoding HD domain-containing protein, with product MSSPDQLDTAAIIQFGATSVTLLVAEKAADGTFSQLDYLEKPLPLARDIFRTGTVSRPVMEQAAAILRDFRQTLGEYAVPDANLRCLTTNILSEATNHEIFLNRMQVAGNVRVELIDDGDMTRLIYQTTVRLLKSNPDIANGNTLVSHIGPGNTRALHFIKGRINAYSSYRLGIFRTREAMGLESGPAQQLAYIEEQIRGVVDTLATDYSEAKPDYHVFIGTEIQSAAPLISKPKQGASFISLEHLEKFTESVAAMSADELVRKLHLHYTGTEGITSALQTNLALARRFNDQVLVVPEGDFQRDLLMDLLASNPQTKTFQDEVLQAAREVAKKYKTDHKHAEHVAKFAQQIFVDLQSLHGLDARHELLLRVAAILHETGMFLSPREHHKHSLYIILNTEIFGLSARDRTLVALLARYHRRYNPSSNHPDFSELTREERMTVIKLVAILRVADCLDRSHSQRIKKVDLKREGDMYFIETPGVDDTTVEQIAVNGKCDIFREIYGYEVLLRTP from the coding sequence ATGTCTTCACCTGACCAGCTCGATACCGCCGCGATCATCCAGTTCGGCGCGACCTCCGTGACCTTGCTCGTGGCGGAGAAGGCGGCGGACGGCACCTTCTCCCAGCTCGACTACCTGGAAAAGCCGCTGCCGCTCGCGCGCGATATCTTCCGCACCGGCACCGTCTCCCGCCCCGTCATGGAACAGGCCGCCGCCATCCTGCGCGACTTCCGCCAGACCCTGGGTGAGTACGCCGTGCCGGATGCCAACCTGCGCTGCCTCACCACAAACATCCTCTCCGAGGCGACGAACCACGAAATCTTCCTGAACCGCATGCAGGTCGCGGGGAATGTGCGCGTGGAACTCATCGATGACGGCGACATGACCCGCCTCATCTACCAGACCACGGTGCGCCTGCTGAAGAGCAATCCCGACATCGCAAATGGGAACACCCTCGTCTCCCACATCGGTCCCGGGAACACGCGCGCGTTGCACTTCATCAAGGGGCGCATCAATGCGTACTCCAGCTACCGGCTTGGCATCTTCCGCACGCGCGAGGCCATGGGCCTGGAGTCCGGCCCCGCGCAGCAGCTCGCCTACATCGAGGAACAGATCCGCGGCGTGGTGGACACCCTCGCCACGGACTACTCGGAGGCGAAGCCCGATTACCATGTATTCATCGGCACGGAGATTCAGAGTGCCGCGCCGCTCATCTCAAAGCCAAAGCAGGGCGCGAGCTTCATCTCGCTGGAGCACCTTGAGAAATTCACCGAGTCCGTCGCCGCCATGTCCGCGGATGAACTCGTGCGAAAGCTCCACCTGCACTACACCGGCACGGAGGGCATCACCTCCGCGCTGCAGACAAATCTCGCGCTCGCCCGCCGCTTCAATGACCAGGTGCTCGTGGTGCCGGAGGGCGACTTCCAGCGGGACCTGCTCATGGACCTGCTCGCGAGCAATCCACAGACGAAGACCTTCCAGGACGAGGTGCTCCAGGCCGCGCGCGAAGTGGCCAAGAAGTACAAGACGGATCACAAGCATGCCGAGCACGTGGCAAAGTTCGCCCAGCAGATCTTCGTGGATCTCCAGTCACTGCACGGCCTGGATGCGCGCCATGAGCTGCTGCTGCGCGTGGCCGCCATCCTGCACGAGACGGGCATGTTCCTGAGCCCGCGTGAGCATCACAAGCACAGCCTCTACATCATCCTGAACACGGAGATCTTCGGTCTCTCCGCGCGCGACCGCACGCTGGTGGCCCTGCTCGCCCGCTACCACCGCCGGTACAATCCGAGCTCGAACCATCCGGACTTCTCCGAGCTCACCCGTGAAGAGCGCATGACGGTCATCAAGCTTGTCGCCATCCTCCGCGTGGCAGATTGCCTCGACCGCAGCCACTCCCAACGCATCAAGAAGGTGGACCTCAAGCGCGAGGGCGACATGTACTTCATCGAGACTCCCGGGGTGGATGACACCACCGTGGAGCAGATCGCCGTGAACGGGAAATGCGATATCTTCCGTGAGATCTACGGCTACGAGGTCCTCCTGCGCACTCCCTAG
- the ppk1 gene encoding polyphosphate kinase 1 produces the protein MPSEQNYFNRELSWLAFNERVLAEAARETLPPLERVKFLAITASNLDEFFMVRVGGLQYLKDARKKANDPAGLTATQQLSEIRERTLAFIKEQYRILSQDLLPALRRSGIRRLTPAELSPSQRTHLHAYFNENVFAVLSPIAVEPGEDDRLQLPALQIVLMSEVRSRIGDEEQVRHVVFTLPPNLPRHVVIPDAEGNTHAYINIEDLVEMFIHDFFPKEQVTGTARFRISRNSDITLDDESAQDIAAEMEEILEARKSSNTIRLEIEDEPDVTQSLIKAMQQICDAPPSLTYMIPSELDLRAYFAIASVPGFEELKTEQWPTSEAVTLEPDESIFDVIRKDDILLYHPYESFEPVVQLIEQAATDSNVVAIKQILYRTAKNSRIITALIKAAQAGKHVTVLVELKARFDEARNLERAEELLAAGAQIIYGVRGLKTHAKITLVVRREPGGMARYCHFGTGNYNEATAKLYTDISFLTRDPVYGADASAFFNTVTGRSRFVHFQKISMAPFGLRERLLEMIQSETARAAAGEEAEIMLKMNALEDLQMMEALYAASQAGVKIQLNIRGICCLKPGVKGLSENIRVISIIDRYLEHARIYWFRQGGDPVVFISSADFMTRNLSKRVELLTPIEDPASKKRLLEILQTHFSDNVQARQLDKDGNYTPVPRPTAKSKTKAVRSQEFFAKQAVRRHRPRAQSPDLLVPHVPK, from the coding sequence ATGCCCTCTGAACAGAACTACTTCAATCGTGAGCTGAGCTGGCTGGCCTTCAATGAACGGGTGCTCGCCGAGGCCGCGCGCGAGACTCTGCCACCGCTGGAGCGGGTGAAGTTCCTCGCCATCACCGCGTCGAATCTCGATGAATTCTTCATGGTCCGCGTGGGCGGCCTGCAATACCTGAAGGACGCGCGCAAGAAGGCCAACGACCCCGCCGGTCTCACGGCCACACAACAGCTCAGCGAAATCCGCGAGCGCACCCTGGCTTTCATCAAGGAGCAGTACCGCATCCTGAGCCAGGACCTCCTTCCCGCGCTGCGCCGCAGTGGCATCCGCCGCCTCACCCCTGCCGAGCTGAGCCCCAGCCAGCGCACGCACCTGCACGCCTACTTCAATGAGAATGTCTTCGCCGTGCTCTCCCCCATCGCAGTGGAGCCGGGTGAGGACGACCGCCTGCAGCTTCCCGCCTTGCAGATTGTGCTCATGAGCGAGGTGCGCTCGCGGATTGGTGATGAGGAGCAGGTGCGGCACGTCGTCTTCACCCTGCCGCCAAATCTCCCCCGCCACGTCGTCATTCCCGATGCCGAGGGCAACACGCACGCCTACATCAACATCGAGGACCTCGTGGAGATGTTCATCCACGACTTCTTCCCGAAGGAACAGGTCACCGGCACCGCGCGCTTCCGCATCAGCCGCAACAGCGACATCACGCTGGATGACGAGAGCGCCCAGGACATCGCCGCGGAGATGGAGGAAATCCTCGAAGCGCGCAAGAGCAGCAACACCATCCGCCTCGAAATCGAAGACGAGCCGGACGTCACGCAGTCGCTCATCAAGGCCATGCAGCAGATCTGCGATGCACCGCCCTCGCTCACGTACATGATTCCCAGTGAGCTGGACCTGCGCGCCTATTTCGCCATCGCCTCCGTACCCGGCTTCGAGGAGCTGAAGACCGAGCAGTGGCCCACTTCCGAGGCAGTCACGCTGGAGCCGGATGAGAGCATCTTCGATGTGATCCGGAAGGATGACATCCTGCTATACCATCCTTATGAATCTTTCGAGCCGGTGGTGCAGCTCATCGAGCAAGCTGCAACGGACTCGAACGTGGTGGCCATCAAACAGATTCTCTACCGCACTGCGAAGAACAGCCGCATCATCACCGCCCTCATCAAGGCCGCTCAGGCCGGCAAGCACGTGACCGTGCTGGTGGAGCTCAAGGCCCGCTTCGATGAAGCCCGCAACCTGGAACGCGCGGAAGAGCTCCTCGCCGCTGGCGCGCAAATCATCTACGGCGTGCGCGGGCTGAAGACGCATGCGAAGATCACCCTTGTGGTGCGTCGTGAACCCGGCGGCATGGCCCGCTACTGCCACTTCGGCACGGGGAACTACAACGAGGCCACCGCGAAGCTCTACACCGACATCAGCTTCCTCACGCGCGACCCGGTCTATGGCGCGGATGCCTCGGCGTTTTTCAACACCGTCACCGGACGCTCCCGCTTCGTACACTTCCAGAAAATCAGCATGGCCCCCTTCGGCCTGCGCGAGCGCCTGCTGGAAATGATCCAGAGCGAGACCGCCCGCGCCGCTGCCGGTGAGGAAGCGGAAATCATGCTGAAGATGAATGCGCTCGAGGATCTCCAGATGATGGAGGCCCTCTACGCCGCTTCACAAGCTGGCGTGAAAATCCAGCTCAACATCCGCGGCATCTGCTGCCTGAAGCCGGGGGTGAAGGGACTGAGCGAGAACATCCGCGTCATCAGCATCATCGATCGCTACCTCGAGCACGCCCGCATCTACTGGTTCCGCCAGGGCGGTGACCCCGTAGTCTTCATCTCCAGTGCCGACTTCATGACGCGCAACCTGAGCAAGCGCGTGGAACTGCTCACTCCGATTGAGGACCCTGCGAGCAAGAAGCGCCTGCTGGAAATCCTGCAGACCCATTTCTCCGACAACGTCCAGGCCCGCCAGCTCGACAAGGACGGGAACTACACGCCCGTGCCGCGTCCTACCGCCAAGTCCAAGACCAAGGCCGTGCGCTCCCAGGAGTTCTTCGCAAAGCAGGCCGTGCGGAGGCATCGCCCGCGTGCGCAGTCACCGGATTTGCTGGTGCCGCATGTGCCGAAGTAG